The segment CTGGGGACTTGTTTATTCTGCATGATGGACCTCCTTATGCTAACGGGTCACTCCACATGGGTCACGCATTGAATAAAACCCTCAAAGACATTATCAATAAATACAAATTATTGCAAGGTCACAAAGTCCGTTATGTACCTGGTTGGGACTGTCACGGACTCCCCATTGAACTCAAAGTTTTGCAAAGTATGAAGTCTCAAGAAAGGGAGGGTTTAACCCCCATCAAATTACGTCGCAAAGCGCGAGATTTTGCTCTTAAAACTCAACAAGAACAGTGTGAGGGTTTCAAACGGTTCGGAGTTTGGGGAGACTGGGAAAACCCCTATTTAACCCTCACTCCTGAATACGAAGCGGCCCAAATTGGGGTATTTGGAGAAATGGCCCTCAAAGGGTATATTTATCGAGGTCTTAAACCTGTTCATTGGAGTCCTAGTTCTCAAACTGCCTTAGCTGAGGCAGAATTAGAATATCCTGAAGGTCATACTTCCCGTAGTGTTTTTGCTGCTTTTCCTATTATTAAATCCTCCAAAGAAGCAGAAAAAACTTTAAAACCTTTCTTATCTAATTTAGGGGTTGCTATTTGGACAACTACCCCCTGGACATTGCCTGGAAATTTAGCAGTTGCCCTTAATCCTGATCTCACTTATGCTGTAGTAGAACAGACTTCTAAGCTTTGCAACTATCAATATTTAATTGTAGCAGCCGATTTAGTGGAGAAGTTATCAGCTACTTTTGAAACATCTTTAAAGGTTAAAGCAACTCTCCCAGGAAAGGATTTAGAACATACAATTTATCGTCATCCTTTGTTTGATAGAGAGAGTGAAATTCTCATCGGTGGCGATTATGTTACCACAGAATCAGGGACAGGTTTAGTGCATACGGCTCCTGGTCATGGACAAGAAGATTATATCGTCGGTCAACGCTATGGTTTGCCAATTTTGTCTCCCGTTGATGCGAAAGGAAACTTTACGGAAGAAGCGGGACAATTTGCAGGGTTAAATGTTCTCAAAGATGCCAATGAAGTCATTATCAATGAACTGAAAGAAAAGGGAGCATTATTAAAAGAAGAACCCTATCAACATAAATATCCTTATGATTGGCGAACCAAAAAACCGACTATTTTTCGTGCAACAGAACAATGGTTTGCCTCAGTAGAAGGGTTCCGAGATGCAGCATTAAAAGCGATTAAAACAGTCAATTGGATTCCCTCTCAAGGAGAAAATCGTATTACTCCTATGGTCAGCGATCGCTCAGATTGGTGTATCTCTCGTCAGCGTAGTTGGGGTGTGCCTATTCCTGTTTTTTATAATGAAGAAACAAACGAACCTTTACTAACCGCAGAAACTATAAATAATGTAAAAAAAATCATTGCAAAAAAAGGTTCTGATGCTTGGTGGGAGATGTCTGTAGAGGAATTACTACCTAAGAAATACCAGAAAGATGCTCATAAATACCGCAAGGGAACAGATACAATGGATGTGTGGTTTGATTCTGGTTCTTCTTGGGCCGCAGTAGCAAAACAACGACCGGAATTAAAATATCCTGTTGATATGTATTTAGAAGGAACTGATCAACATCGGGGATGGTTTCAGTCTAGTTTGTTAACCAGTGTCGCGGTTAATGATATTGCCCCATATAAGACAGTATTGACTCATGGTTTCGTCTTAGATGAAAAAGGACGAAAGATGAGTAAATCAGAAGGAAATATCGTTGATCCTCAAATCATTATTAATGGGGGTAAAAATCAGAAACAAGAACCGCCTTATGGGGCAGATGTGTTACGATTATGGGTGTCATCGGTAGATTATTCTTCAGATGTTCCCGTTGGACAAACCATCTTGAAGCAATTATCAGATGTTTACCGCAAAATTCGCAATACAGCGCGATTTTTATTAGGCAACTTACATGATTTTGATCCGAAAAAGCATACAGTTGCTTATGAGGAATTGCCGGAATTAGATCAATATATGTTACATCGCATCACCGAAGTTTTCACAGAGGTAACAGATGCGTTTGAAACTTATCAATTCTTCCGTTTCTTCCAAACTGTCCAAAATTTCTGTGTGGTAGATTTATCTAATTTCTATCTAGATATTGCCAAAGATAGACTCTATATTTCTCATCCTGAGTCTATCCGTCGTCGCAGTTGTCAAACAGTATTAGCAGTCGCTGTAGAAAGTTTAGCTAAAGCAATTGCTCCTGTATTATGTCACATGGCCGAAGATATTTGGCAATTCTTACCCTACGAAACCCCTTATAAATCAGTTTTTGAGGCAGGATGGGTCAAAACATCAAAACAGTGGGAAAACCCAGACTTAGGGGCTTCCTGGGCAAAATTACGGCAAATTAGAGCAGAAGTCAATAAGGTTCTTGAACAGGCCAGAAATGAGAAAGCGATCGGGTCATCTTTGGATGCAAAAGTGTTACTTTATGTCTCAGATAAAGACTTGAGAAAACAACTCGAAGCATTCAACCCTGATGATAGTTTAACGGGGAATAAAGTGGATGAATTACGCTATTTTGTCTTAGCTTCTCAAGTGGAATTAGTGGATAGTTTAGAAAACCTTAAAAAGGCAGACTATCAAAGCGAGTCTGACTTAGTTTCTGTGGGGGTAATAAAAGCAGAAGGAGAGAAGTGCGATCGCTGTTGGAACTATTCTACAAAAGTCGGAGAATTTAAAGATGATCCGACAATTTGTGAACGGTGTAATGATGCTTTAGTGGGTGAATTTTAGGGACTATTAAGGTGCGTTAATAGCGCACCTTTCCCTTAATATGAAAAGAATAAAATAGTTTTGTGTTTTAAATCAATCAATAATCATGCAAATCACTTCCTTGACTATTAAAAATTATAAGGCTTTTCAAAATATTACTATTAGTAATATTCCAAGATTTTGTGTATTTGTTGGTGCAAATGGTACAGGGAAAAGTACGCTTTTTGATATCTTTGGTTTTTTAAGAGATTCTCTCAAAAATAATGTTCGTCAAAGTTTACAACTTAGAGGAGGATTTAAAGAAGTAATTACACGAGGACATGAAGACGAAGAAATTTATTTTGAAATTAAATTTAGGATGGAAATTCTTGACAAAGAAAGATTAGTTACCTATGTTCTAGAAATTGGTTTAGAAAATAATAAACCTATAGTAAAAAGAGAAATTCTTCGTTATAAACGTGGTAGTCAAGGATCTCCTTTTCATTTTCTAGACTTTAAGAATGGTAAAGGTTATGCTATAACAAATGAAGAAGATTTTGATAAAACAGAGGAACAACTAACTCGTGAAGAACAAACACTTGACGCAAAAGATATTTTAGCGATTAAAGGACTTGGACAATTTCAACGCTTTAAAGCTGCTAGTGCATTTCGACTTTTAATCGAAAATTGGCACGTATCTGATTTTCATATCAGTGCTGCTAGAGGTAGTAAAGATGCTGGATATGCAGAACATTTATCCACAACAGGAGATAACTTACCTTTAGTTGCTCAATATATTTATGAAAATCACAAAGATATTTTTGAGCATATTTTAGAAAAAATGAAGCAAAGAGTTCCTGGAGTTTCTAAAGTAGAAGCAAAAGAAACTGACGATGGACGTTTAATTCTAAAGTTTCAAGATGAATCTTTTCATGATCCTTTTATTGCTCGTTATGTTTCTGATGGAACCATTAAAATGTTTGCCTACCTTGTTTTATTGCATGATCCGAATCCCCATCCTCTTTTATGTGTCGAAGAACCAGAAAATCAATTATATCCTTTATTATTACAAGAATTAGCTGAAGAATTTGAAGCTTATACCCGTTCAGAAGGACAGGTTTTTGTTAGCACTCACTCTCCTGATTTTCTTAATGCTGTTGATTTGAATAATATATTTTGGTTAGAAAAACATGAAGGAATTACAAAAGTTTATCGTGCTTCTGAACAAGAATTATTAAATAATCTATTTCAAGAAGGAGATCTACCTGGGTATTTATGGAAACAGGGACTTTTTGGAGGTATTGATCCAACATGAACGATGACTATGATTTAGTTTTTTTACTGGAAGAA is part of the Crocosphaera sp. UHCC 0190 genome and harbors:
- the ileS gene encoding isoleucine--tRNA ligase, whose protein sequence is MTESKSYKDTVNLPQTNFSMRANAVNREPELQQFWAENQIYEKLSQENPGDLFILHDGPPYANGSLHMGHALNKTLKDIINKYKLLQGHKVRYVPGWDCHGLPIELKVLQSMKSQEREGLTPIKLRRKARDFALKTQQEQCEGFKRFGVWGDWENPYLTLTPEYEAAQIGVFGEMALKGYIYRGLKPVHWSPSSQTALAEAELEYPEGHTSRSVFAAFPIIKSSKEAEKTLKPFLSNLGVAIWTTTPWTLPGNLAVALNPDLTYAVVEQTSKLCNYQYLIVAADLVEKLSATFETSLKVKATLPGKDLEHTIYRHPLFDRESEILIGGDYVTTESGTGLVHTAPGHGQEDYIVGQRYGLPILSPVDAKGNFTEEAGQFAGLNVLKDANEVIINELKEKGALLKEEPYQHKYPYDWRTKKPTIFRATEQWFASVEGFRDAALKAIKTVNWIPSQGENRITPMVSDRSDWCISRQRSWGVPIPVFYNEETNEPLLTAETINNVKKIIAKKGSDAWWEMSVEELLPKKYQKDAHKYRKGTDTMDVWFDSGSSWAAVAKQRPELKYPVDMYLEGTDQHRGWFQSSLLTSVAVNDIAPYKTVLTHGFVLDEKGRKMSKSEGNIVDPQIIINGGKNQKQEPPYGADVLRLWVSSVDYSSDVPVGQTILKQLSDVYRKIRNTARFLLGNLHDFDPKKHTVAYEELPELDQYMLHRITEVFTEVTDAFETYQFFRFFQTVQNFCVVDLSNFYLDIAKDRLYISHPESIRRRSCQTVLAVAVESLAKAIAPVLCHMAEDIWQFLPYETPYKSVFEAGWVKTSKQWENPDLGASWAKLRQIRAEVNKVLEQARNEKAIGSSLDAKVLLYVSDKDLRKQLEAFNPDDSLTGNKVDELRYFVLASQVELVDSLENLKKADYQSESDLVSVGVIKAEGEKCDRCWNYSTKVGEFKDDPTICERCNDALVGEF
- a CDS encoding AAA family ATPase; its protein translation is MQITSLTIKNYKAFQNITISNIPRFCVFVGANGTGKSTLFDIFGFLRDSLKNNVRQSLQLRGGFKEVITRGHEDEEIYFEIKFRMEILDKERLVTYVLEIGLENNKPIVKREILRYKRGSQGSPFHFLDFKNGKGYAITNEEDFDKTEEQLTREEQTLDAKDILAIKGLGQFQRFKAASAFRLLIENWHVSDFHISAARGSKDAGYAEHLSTTGDNLPLVAQYIYENHKDIFEHILEKMKQRVPGVSKVEAKETDDGRLILKFQDESFHDPFIARYVSDGTIKMFAYLVLLHDPNPHPLLCVEEPENQLYPLLLQELAEEFEAYTRSEGQVFVSTHSPDFLNAVDLNNIFWLEKHEGITKVYRASEQELLNNLFQEGDLPGYLWKQGLFGGIDPT